The sequence GTACCGATGCTGATAATGATTGTTGGTTTGGTGTTCATGGTTGTGGGATTTGCAGTACCACGTGGCTATGACTTCGATCCAAATAAACCAGCCCGTGAAATGGAAGCAATTGAGAACTTTTACATTACCTTAGGATATCATTTAGACATTTGTATCACGGTGGGTATGGGGTTCATCGCATTAGGAGGAATGATTGTTTCAACTTTGATGTTACAAGAAGCATTCTGCAACAACGAAGATGATGACGAATCGTAcactgaatatttaaatttggcTAACTATTCTAATTATGGAACCTCTGTGACAAACGAACACTCacataatattcaaaattctcGTTGAATTAtgaaacaaaagtaaataaaataagacaatTCCTGAGCAGTAACTTCACTGTGTTTTCTAAACGATACAAACAACTTTGGTGTATTTAAAGACATCTGAATTATCGACATCCAGCTGCATTTTCGGACTATTACATAAACCTGTACAGTGTAGAGGAATGCAGAATTGCAACTTATTTAGTGTTAACAAATTAAACAGCTACACCCTTCAAACGTACCAGACATACAGATGTTCTTCTTACGTTTTTCTGCTCATCACTTCACAATACTATTACGTCAATATTTAGTTTAGAATTACTGCAAAAAATGATATGGAAGCTCTAATACAAATCTTATCGATTCAAGACGAAgtaaaaacattaaagacaATCTTTCAAATCTCATGAGCTATATGCAACTTGAAATTATTGtctaaaagtaaacaaaaacaaaaacaaaactgataaaaaaagcGTTGAGTTGATTTTGTTTCCCTAAAAATGCAAGTATTTCACTTTCTGaagtaaaaacataaaagataaTCTTGGCAGATCAAATGAACTATATGCACTttcttttattgtaaaaattgaacagaaagaaaaaaacaatacaaaacagaTAAAGAACATATTTTCAAACCGTTGAGTAGATGAAAAGATTTTGTTTCCCTAAAAATGCAAGTATTTCAGTTTCTGaagtaaaaacataaaagaaaatattggcAAATCAAATGAACTATATGCACTTTGTGTTGTTGTCAAAAATTGAACAGAaagaaaaagccaaaacaaaacagataaaaaaacaatagttaCAGAAGATGCAAGTAGTTCCGTATCTGTAACCTTGACATTAAGTATTACTGTATCTGTATGTAAAGGCCaatttcttgttttgaattTCGTTTTgctaatttattgttttttttatgaaactaaCCTAGGTACATTGGTTACTTTCCCCATCATATTTTTCCCTGAAAATTGAGAAACGTGTCACGACAATTTTGAACcctttaattttgaattgacttatatatttcattgaCTTATTTGACGAATATGAGCACGTCACAGAAGGAAGAACCCAGTCTATTAATAGAATTTgaaagtgtggacacagataaGGTTGGCAGCAAAATAGAtcaaaatgtaattttgaaaaGTGTGGACACAGAGTTAGGAGATTTTGTACAAACAGAATCAAATATGGATAagaactttgaaacaaataaaacggatgaacaggAATCACAGAAGACCTCAGAGGCGACAGGCGGAGCTAGGCCAAGAAAGTATACCGATAAAGGTAAAGAATTTAGTGaagaacaaataaacaaatcctATGACGGATTAAAAAGATTAagtgaaaaaataataagactGATTTCTGATAACGAAACATTCGAGACAATAAGATTGCGCTATGGAAATTGGATGCAGGAATATGAACATTTCATATCCAACATAGAATTCATTTTGATAAACTTAATGCCCTTGAGCAGGAAGATTATATGAAAATTCATACTACAAGAGATACTTTTCTAATGAACAGTCAATTCAAGATTCAAGAATATCTCAATGCAAATCCAGTGAAAGTGCAGGCAAGTGTTCATGGGAGATCAGTAAGAAGCGCGGGTAGCTCGTCCGTATCTTCAAAACGACTTGAAGTCGAGGAAAAAAGGATTGAGCTTGAGGCAAAACGACAAGCAATGAAACGTAAGCGAGAACTTGAAATGGCAAAAACGGCATTACAGTTAGATGAAGATGAACTTCAAATGCAAACTGAAATAGCTGTAGCTGATGCAAAAGCTATTATATACGACAATTTTGAAAAGGGTGAAATTGACCATGTTGAAACTCCAAAAGTAAAACTTGAAAATGTTGAATTGAAATCAAAACCTTTGCAAAGTACAGTACAGCCAGCTATCGAAACAGCAATTTTAGATCCGATGGCAAAAGTATTTCAACCAGTTGAAAAGAAATCAGATATTTTGAAGGAAACAAGTAAGTTAGATTTCGTGAATCTACCGTccgtcaacatgatcaaaaacaatattaaacttCCGAAAGAGAATGTTCATGAATCATACGGACCAACTCAAAGTGACGATATAACATCTGCGCCAATTCAAAATTCGGCTATAAATACTAACAGTAGTGTAGAAACAGCCTTTCAAAGTATGGTGCAGCATTTGAGAAAACCGACACCGGAAATAAGGAAATTTAGCGGAAATCCATTGGAATATAGGAAGTTTTTAAGACAATTTGAATCAAAGGTTGTTTTGAACTGTGAACAAGATGATGAGAAGATGAATTACCTCGAGCAGCTGACATTTGGAGAAGCACATAAGGTAGTATCTAGTTACAGTCACCTGCCAGGCGATAGAGCATATAAGGCATCAATGCATCATCTTGAAGAGCGATATGGTGATACAGACGTGATGGCCTCAGCCTTTATTAAAAAGGCTTTGGATTGGCCTAATATTAAATCAGGAGATATTCAATCCTTGGACGAATTTGCATTGTTTTTGGTTAAATGTCAGTATGGCACGGAGAGTATGGAAGCCGGAAGTGTTTTAGAGTATTCTGAAAATATCAAACGTCTGATGTCAAAATTGCCCTTCCATATGCATGATCGCTGGAGAAATGTTGTTTTTCGTGTAAAGGATTCACATAGAACAGTTAAGTTTAATGACTTTGTGAACTTTGTAAAAGCAGAAGCCAAGAAAGCTACAGATCCGACATATGGCAACATTGCCATGAATTATTCAAATTCTAGAAATACGAATCAACAGCGACAACATGGACAAAAGGTTTCAAATGTATGTGATGTGGCAAAAAAGGCACCTAGTACTGAGATGCGCTGTTCCTATTGTGAAGGTACACATGCTTTAGACAAATGTAAACGACTTACAGCTCGTCCGCGTGAAGACCGAATTGCTTACTTGAAATCTAAGGGATATTGTTTTGGTTGTCTTAAGAAAGGCCATATGAGTAATAAATGCAATAGGAGACTCAAATGCTCAATATGTGCGCGACTTCATCCAACTATACTTCATATTGACAATCAAATTAACAAACAATCATCGTCACAGCAAGAGCCATCTGTTAAAAAGGATGATCCTCAAATACCCACAAATCATGAAGGCACACAGCCAGTTGTAGTTAGCTCCATTAGTAGTGATAAAGGGGCTGGTGATGTGAATTGTGCTATGGCAATTATCCCTGTGCGAGTTAAATTGAACAATAGATCCCAGAGTGTCGAGACTTATGCTTTCTTCGACTCAGGCAGTAGCATAACATTTTGTAGCCAGAAGTTAATGCAACAACTTGGAGCTAATGGAAAGAAAACTCAGATAACTATAAGTACAATGGGAAACACACAAACTATTAATACATGTGCAATTAATGGCCTTCAAGTGTCTAGTCTGTCAATGGAACACATGGTGGATTTGCCTAAAGTATATACTAAGGAAAACCTGCCCGTATCAAAGGAGCATATTCCTACTCAAAGAGAAATCAAGAAATGGACTCATTTGGAATCAGTGGATATCCCAGAGATTGATGCGGACATAGGAATTATGATAGGTAACAACGTACCGGATGCTTATACACCGTTTAACGTATGCACGGGACCGAGCGGCTCCCCACATGCCACAAACACGAGACTTGGATGGATATTATGGAACGTTATAAGAGACAGTTCAAGCTTTGAAGTGAATAGAGTTCATATGCAAAATGAAGGATGTGATGAAACACAGTTGAACTTATTAATGCAGAGCATTAACTTAGACTTTCCAGAACGAATGAACGAAGACAAAAGAGAGAATTCtattgatgataaaacattCATGCAGCAAGTTGAGAGCTCTATACATTTAGAAAATCAGCACTACTGCATAGCACTTCCGTTTCGAGACCAGCATGTTGTTTTTCCGAATAATTCAGTACAAGGCATAAAAAGGCTAAATGGACTCCGACACAAGTTTGCCAAGAACGATAACTTCAAACAACAGTACTGTGATTTCATGTCAAAGATAATTGAGAAAGGCTATGCAGAACCTGTACCTACTGAAGATGTAGATAGAAATGATGGCAAAGTTTGGTACCTACCGGACCATGGAGTTTACCATGCGAAAAAACAGGACAAAATACGAGTTGTTTTCGTTTGTTCTGTAAAATACATGGGCATTTCTTTGAATAGTCAGCTATTACAGGGTCCAAACCTTGCTAACAATCTTTTAGGCGTACTTATCAGATTCCGACAGGATAAAATAGCAGTCTTAGGTGACATCGAATCAATGTTTTACCAGGTGAAGGTTCCAGTTGAGGACAGAGACTTTTTACGTTTCTACTGGTGGGAAAACGGAAATGTTGATACTGAACCTAAAGAATACAGGATGACAGTACATTTGTTTGGGGCTACTTCTTCACCGAGTTGTAGTAATTACGCTCTACAAAATACGGCAAAAGAAAACAAGGATAGATTTGATTCTTCAGTGATTGATACACTGACAAAGAACATGTATGTAGATGATTGTTTGAGTTCTACCGATACAGAAGAAAGTGCTATATCGCTTATTAAGAATGTAACTGAATTGTGCAAAGAAGGCGGATTCAATATGACTAAATGGACAAGTAACAGTCAAAATGTTGTGCAATCCATACATGAAAAGGATTGCGCAAGAAATATAGAGGAATGGAATTGTGGAGATGATAGTCTCACCGACCGTGCACTTGGAGTGTATTGGTATATAAAAGATGACAAACTTGGATTTCACataaacattaaagaaaaacCGTCAACAAGACGCGGAATTCTCAGCATAGTCAGCTCAATCTATGACCCTATTGGTATCGTTTCTCCGTTTGTATTGACAGCCAAATCTATACTACAAGGATTGTGTAAGAAAGAAATTGGATGGGATGAAGAAATTCCCAACAGCGAACTTTCGTCATGGAACAAATGGCTCAGTCAGCTTAAGGGATTggaaaacattaaaatagaTAGATGATACAAGCCTCAACACTTCAAGTCTATTGTTTCATGCCAACTACATTGTTTTGCAGACGCAAGTGACAAAGGTTATGGTTGTGTATTTTACATACGGTTAGTCGATGAAGAAGGTAGTATACAGTGTTCCTTTTTGTTAGGAAAATCGAGAGTAGCACCGCTTAAATCGATGACTATTCCGAGGATGGAACTGACAGCTGCTACTAGTGCCGTTAGGCTTGGAAACATGATTATAAGAGAGATAGAATACTCATTTGATGACATTTATTACTATTCAGACAGTATGTCAGTACTTCGATATATAGCAAACTCAAAGACACGTTTTCACACTTTTGTAGCCAATCGTTTGGCTGTTATTCACGAAGCAACTAAAGTAAATCAATGGCACTACGTAGGCACAAAAGAAAACCCGGCTGATTTAGCTTCGAGAGGAGCGACTattgaacaatttaacagaaatcCACAATGGCTTCGTGGGCCAGATTTCTTATGGAATAAAGACATTAAATTCCCACAGTGTACCGAGGACACTAGTTTTATCGGCAATGATCCAGAAATTAAGAAACCAGTGGCTGTTTGCACTGTAGAATCATTTGAAGGAATGAAACGTCTTATTTCTTACTTTTCGAATTGGGAACGCTTAGTCACCATAGCAGCACGGTTCGTACTTGCAGCCAATCACTTTAGAAGTGTTAAAGACAGTATTGAAATCGATGGAAACGGAAAAACGAGTATGAAGATGTCTGATACGCTTACGACAAGTATAGTTGAGTGTACAGAGAGGTCCTTGATTAGTTATGTGCAACATAAACACTTTAATGATGATATACAGACTCTTGAAAAGAAATGTCCTCTCAAAATTTCTTCTAAACTGAGCAATCTGGATCCATTTGTCGACAAAGATGGATTGCTTAGAGTTGGAGGACGATTGGAGCGATCGGATATTTCGTACGAATCAAAACACCCTATCGTCTTGCCTAAGGACTCACCGATATCAAGACTTATTATTGAGAACATTCATCGTTCAATTGGACATTTAGGAAAGAATTCAATCTTAGCCGTTCTTAGACAAAAATATTGGATTTTAGGAGCCAATTCTATTATTAAAGGCTTAGTGTCTAGATGCGTCAGATGTAAGAAATATCAAGGAACATGCTCAAAACAGAAAATGGCAAATCTTCCGAAAGAAAGACTTCAGGCTGATGATCCGCCTTTCACAAGAATTGGAATAGATTTCTTTGGACCCTTTGAGGTAAAGCAAGGAAGGAGTGTAGTTAAAAGATATGGTGTGATTTTCACATGCCTGACTATTAGGGCAATACACCTCGAATTGGCATATTCATTAGACACTGACTCTTGCATAAATGCTATAAGGAGATTTATTTCGAGAAGAGGAGTGCCAGTCTTTATAAGGACAGACAATGGAACAAACTTTGTTGGTTCAGAAAGGGAACTAggagaagaaataaaaagatggaacttaaatcaaatacagGAATTCATGATTCAGAAACGCATTCAGTGGGAATTTAATCCGCCGTCTGCATCACACTTTGGAGGAGTATGGGAACGCCTTATTAGATCAGTGCGTAAGGTATTCTATTCAGTCATGCACGAACAGAACATTCGACTAACTGATGAAGGACTTATGACTCTATTCTGTGAAGTAGAAAGTATTCTTAATGGACGTCCGATCACAGAAGCGTCAGATAGTATCACAGACTTAAATGTATTGACTCCGAATCACTTGATACTTCAACGTGCGGGTGAAAGCTTTCCACCTGGTGTGTTCTCTAAGACAGACAGCTATGTCAGAAGGCGATGGAGACAAATCCAGTATCTCGCTGATTTATTTTGGACTAGATGGCGAAAGGAATACTTACCTCTATTGCAGCGCAGAACAAAATGGACAAAACCGACAAGAAATATGAAAGTAGGAGACATAGTTCTCATTTCCGACAATGCACCGAGAAATTCGTGAAACCAGGCTCGTGTGATTGAACTAATCAAAGACAAGGACAATGTTTTTAGAATTGTCAAAGTGAAAACCGCAAATTCTGTGTTAACGAGACCAATTGCGAAACTGTGTCTTCTTGTAGAAAGTGACTAAAAACCCACAGCTGCCACCAAACTCGTGTTGATATGATAGACATTTATTGAACATTATGATATAATTGtccttttgatttgtttttgataattgcGTCCTAGGTAAGAACCCAATTTAGGGGCTGGTATGTAAAGGCCaatttcttgttttgaattTCGTTTTGctaatttattgattttttatgaaACTAACCTAGGTACATTGGTTACTTTCCCCATCATATTTTTCCCTGAAAATTGAGAAACGTGTCACGACAATTTTGAAccctttaattttgaattatatagaaatatcagaGTCAACAAATAAGTCAATGAATATTTCCCACTAATATCAGTCGTAAATGAATATAACACAATTCTCATCTTACTGTTTATACTTTGGATCCAGTCACTTCACTGTAACTTGGAATGTTTTGGAATAAACTTGAGGTGTGAATTGTGTTATATTCATTTACGACTGATATTAGTGGGAAATACTGTAACCTTGACATTAAATATTCCCGTATCTGTAACCTTAATATCCGTGTAACCTTGACATTACATTAGTTTTAGTTACATAAGGTTCTCTTTTTTTACTCATGTATAATCTAATTTGACTTTAAGTAGAAAacataatcataaaaataacaCAACTTAATGACAATTACATAACTTCAGTGTACATCTTAatgtatcatttatttttagaaatgtttcAATTAACTTTTAATGAAAGTAAACCAAAATAAACTATGAATTATGTGCTTttcttatttctaattaattGTTTCCCTCGTGCAGTCGAGTCAAGGCTAAACGTACCATCTttgacaatcatacaacatctctgtatttttattttgatatttatttattttgagaaATAAGTTGTGCTTCATTTTGTCAAATCATTACTATGTCTAATATCTAAATGTCAATTATTGATAATCTAGAAAGTTGTTCAAGGGTAAAAACATGCACACAATAAGACGTATATACCATTAAGATCTGCACAAGACCTCATAAATCTCGTAAcgtttttctgtttgacaaataaccatatttcaacagaagaaaTACTGTCCAGTACAGGtaatttcctgtttactaaactttgaatttttcgaaaacctaaggattttcttatcccagctGGCTTGgattaccttaaccgtatttggcacatttttttggaatttaggATCCTCActgaatgctcttcaattttgtacttgtttgacccCATTATAGGTTAagatatggccttcaacaccgAACTTTGGCTATCACCGaacagcaaaatataaagagccccaaaaattactagtgtaaaatcattcaaacgggaaaaccaacggtcttatctatataaaaacgaaaaacgagaaacacttatgaactacataaacagacgacaaccattGAACATTAGATTCCTGACTTATGACAGGTGCAAGCAATAGCAGCGGGATTGAACGTTATTAATCAATTTCTGAATGTAATTTTATAGTAGTCACATATCATCTGCCAGTGCTTTTGGTGTTTACGTATCTAAGGTGATACAATACTTAGTATGCAAGAACATGTTTACATAATGACGATTTTACTAACAGAGGTATCATACCTCCAAATATACATTcatcgaaaataaactcatcgtagataccaggactaaatttagtatatactcATTCGTAGACGAAgatacaaaagactcatcagtgacgctcgaatccaaaaaagttaaaaagtccaaataaaatacgaagttgaagaggattgaggaccaaaattcctaaaagttttgccaaatacagctaaggtaatcaatgcctgagatagaaaa is a genomic window of Mytilus trossulus isolate FHL-02 chromosome 1, PNRI_Mtr1.1.1.hap1, whole genome shotgun sequence containing:
- the LOC134712828 gene encoding uncharacterized protein LOC134712828 — encoded protein: MNSQFKIQEYLNANPVKVQASVHGRSVRSAGSSSVSSKRLEVEEKRIELEAKRQAMKRKRELEMAKTALQLDEDELQMQTEIAVADAKAIIYDNFEKGEIDHVETPKVKLENVELKSKPLQSTVQPAIETAILDPMAKVFQPVEKKSDILKETSKLDFVNLPSVNMIKNNIKLPKENVHESYGPTQSDDITSAPIQNSAINTNSSVETAFQSMVQHLRKPTPEIRKFSGNPLEYRKFLRQFESKVVLNCEQDDEKMNYLEQLTFGEAHKVVSSYSHLPGDRAYKASMHHLEERYGDTDVMASAFIKKALDWPNIKSGDIQSLDEFALFLVKCQYGTESMEAGSVLEYSENIKRLMSKLPFHMHDRWRNVVFRVKDSHRTVKFNDFVNFVKAEAKKATDPTYGNIAMNYSNSRNTNQQRQHGQKVSNVCDVAKKAPSTEMRCSYCEGTHALDKCKRLTARPREDRIAYLKSKGYCFGCLKKGHMSNKCNRRLKCSICARLHPTILHIDNQINKQSSSQQEPSVKKDDPQIPTNHEGTQPVVVSSISSDKGAGDVNCAMAIIPVRVKLNNRSQSVETYAFFDSGSSITFCSQKLMQQLGANGKKTQITISTMGNTQTINTCAINGLQVSSLSMEHMVDLPKVYTKENLPVSKEHIPTQREIKKWTHLESVDIPEIDADIGIMIGNNVPDAYTPFNVCTGPSGSPHATNTRLGWILWNVIRDSSSFEVNRVHMQNEGCDETQLNLLMQSINLDFPERMNEDKRENSIDDKTFMQQVESSIHLENQHYCIALPFRDQHVVFPNNSVQGIKRLNGLRHKFAKNDNFKQQYCDFMSKIIEKGYAEPVPTEDVDRNDGKVWYLPDHGVYHAKKQDKIRVVFVCSVKYMGISLNSQLLQGPNLANNLLGVLIRFRQDKIAVLGDIESMFYQVKVPVEDRDFLRFYWWENGNVDTEPKEYRMTVHLFGATSSPSCSNYALQNTAKENKDRFDSSVIDTLTKNMYVDDCLSSTDTEESAISLIKNVTELCKEGGFNMTKWTSNSQNVVQSIHEKDCARNIEEWNCGDDSLTDRALGVYWYIKDDKLGFHINIKEKPSTRRGILSIVSSIYDPIGIVSPFVLTAKSILQGLCKKEIGWDEEIPNSELSSWNKWLSQLKGLENIKIDR
- the LOC134712899 gene encoding uncharacterized protein LOC134712899; the protein is MTIPRMELTAATSAVRLGNMIIREIEYSFDDIYYYSDSMSVLRYIANSKTRFHTFVANRLAVIHEATKVNQWHYVGTKENPADLASRGATIEQFNRNPQWLRGPDFLWNKDIKFPQCTEDTSFIGNDPEIKKPVAVCTVESFEGMKRLISYFSNWERLVTIAARFVLAANHFRSVKDSIEIDGNGKTSMKMSDTLTTSIVECTERSLISYVQHKHFNDDIQTLEKKCPLKISSKLSNLDPFVDKDGLLRVGGRLERSDISYESKHPIVLPKDSPISRLIIENIHRSIGHLGKNSILAVLRQKYWILGANSIIKGLVSRCVRCKKYQGTCSKQKMANLPKERLQADDPPFTRIGIDFFGPFEVKQGRSVVKRYGVIFTCLTIRAIHLELAYSLDTDSCINAIRRFISRRGVPVFIRTDNGTNFVGSERELGEEIKRWNLNQIQEFMIQKRIQWEFNPPSASHFGGVWERLIRSVRKVFYSVMHEQNIRLTDEGLMTLFCEVESILNGRPITEASDSITDLNVLTPNHLILQRAGESFPPGVFSKTDSYVRRRWRQIQYLADLFWTRWRKEYLPLLQRRTKWTKPTRNMKVGDIVLISDNAPRNS